In a single window of the Vitis vinifera cultivar Pinot Noir 40024 chromosome 6, ASM3070453v1 genome:
- the LOC100244760 gene encoding rhodanese-like/PpiC domain-containing protein 12, chloroplastic codes for MLRAAHLPPGASPALVALKLSLIPTLNLTSPSIIRKFSSFSSLHAFLPKTFLPSSPYPLSLGLKRFPPMVAQPCPRASFSSGGNTGSGREILVQHLLVKEDDLKLLLELQQRISGGVDLSDLAVEYSICPSKEEGGMLGWVRKGQMVPEFEEAAFKAPLNKVVRCKTKFGWHLLQVISEREESLLQDIQPVELHAKMQDPNFFEEVQLIDVREPEEVAQASLPGFQVLPLQQFGNWGPEITTKFDPEKDTYLMCHHGMRSLQVAKWLQTQGFKRVFNVSGGIHAYATKADPSIPTY; via the exons ATGTTGAGAGCTGCTCATCTCCCACCAGGTGCATCTCCAGCTCTCGTTGCACTGAAACTATCTTTGATTCCCACTCTCAACCTCACATCCCCTTCAATCATTCGCaaattctcttcattttcttctctacacgcatttctccccaaaacatTCCTACCCAGTTCACCTTATCCTCTTTCTCTTGGCCTAAAGAGATTCCCTCCCATGGTGGCTCAGCCATGTCCCAGAG CTTCATTTAGTTCTGGGGGCAACACTGGAAGTGGTAGGGAAATATTGGTTCAGCACTTGCTTGTCAAGGAGGATGACCTTAAGCTTCTATTGGAGCTTCAGCAGAGGATTTCTGGCG GAGTGGATTTGAGTGATCTGGCTGTGGAGTACTCAATTTGTCCGTCCAAAGAAGAGGGTGGAATGCTTGGATGGGTGAGAAAGGGGCAAATG GTACCAGAGTTTGAGGAGGCTGCATTTAAGGCACCTTTAAACAAAGTTGTAAGgtgtaaaacaaaatttggatgGCACTTGTTGCAAGTTATATCTGAAAG GGAAGAATCATTACTTCAAGACATTCAACCTGTGGAGCTTCATGCAAAAATGCAAGATCCCAATTTTTTTGAAGAGGTTCAGTTGATTGATGTTCGAGAACCTGAGGAAGT GGCTCAAGCGTCATTGCCAGGTTTTCAGGTTCTTCCCCTCCAACAATTTGGGAACTGGGGACCAGAAATAACCACTAAATTTGATCCTGAGAAGGATACTTATCTTATG TGTCACCATGGCATGCGGTCATTACAGGTTGCCAAGTGGTTGCAGACACag GGTTTTAAGCGAGTATTCAATGTGTCTGGAGGAATTCATGCGTATGCTACCAAGGCTGATCCTTCAATCCCCACTTACTAA